Within the Takifugu rubripes chromosome 8, fTakRub1.2, whole genome shotgun sequence genome, the region ACAAATGATGACATCCTTGTCAGCTTTGATCCAGCAGTCACATCAGAGAGCTCATGCGGACAGGAAGTAGTTCACCCACACTCTCTTGTATTTGCTGGTCACGGTCAGACCTTCCATCTCATCAGAGATGCCATCAGGAGAAGCCTGTGGGAGGGAGAACATCTCGTTTTTGTTGTCCATCAACAGCCCCCGTCAGAGTACAATTCAAATGATCCGATCAGTAATATCATGAGGTAAAACTAAACATGCGATGTAAATCatgatgaaaatgaaaagaatggCTGGAAAAAAAGAGGTTAAATTAAAATGGTTTTGTTGGGTCATTCTTTAATTGGTTTATTATGAACCAGATACACAGAccgttggtgggggggggggggtgtcgtcCTCAGACTTGCGAACAAGCCTCACCAATTCAGTTCAGACTTGGATTATATTTCCTTAAAAAATCCTTTTAAGATTTGCTTTTTGAGCAGAAATTCCTTTAAAGATTTACAGCTTTGAATATACTTCAGTTTTAACAATACCGATGCTTTAatggcacaaaaaaaaaataaaataagggaTGAAGTAAACGGAGGTAACAATAAAGGACAGGTGATGGCAAAAAGGTGGAATTAAAGGGATGAACAGAAACACTGAGCTCTTGGGTCCAGTCACCTTCTGTTTATCAGGGGAAAATTTATCTCTGTCTTTTTCCCAGGACGCACTATCATCAGTGCCAAACGGCGCAGTCAGAGGCTTCATGTTAGCCTTTACATGGCTGTCAGGCGATGTTGCTTTGCTTCCGCTGAAATCACAAAACCACCGAGATGAAAGGACTGATCATCAGGACCTGGATGTTCAGCGGCCCGACGCTCAGGGAGTCCATCGTTATTTCTATGTTTTTAACCATTGAATGACTTTCCAACCCAGAGCATTAGAAACATTTCAGAACACGCACATGTAGCCAAACGCCATCCCCTCCTTTGAGCTGGCTTACCTCCTTGAGTCATCGTCACCAAAAAAGGTCGAATTCGGAGCGTATTGCTTGGTGGGTTTCTCATCGACATCGTCGTGACTTAACAACCCTGAACGAAGGAAACGGTGTTCCGGAACATTAACAACACAATTATCAACACAAAGCATGAAACTGCTGAACTACAACAATCCCTTCATTCCAATAACGTTTGACAGATTAAACTTTGTGCTTGTCTGAGTGCTACAAAATGCCATCCATCACGTTACCTTTGTGCCCACCACTCTTGGCAAGCTTGACATAGTCGGAGTCTGTTTCAAAAATACCAACTCGCCGACCGGTGGTTCTTTCCACCGGAGACTTGTCATCAGCGCTCTGTGACAGACCAGGGATCTGAGATGTTGGACCAGTAACACCAGCTGGCACAGCCCCGGGCTTTATGCCTGCAATGACAATGACGAGATGTCACGGCATGATTCCCCACAAATGATGCTTGTCAAGGCTGCTTTGGTCGGTACATATAAACGCTGTCTTGCTCATGTCTtaaggaagtttttttttttaatcacacaaTTTAGTTTCTTTTTAGGTTTAAAACCGTGACCTACCACCAGGTTTTGTCCGTCGATGGTTGGGTACAGCAGTGCTCATTGTTGCTGACGGCACAACACAATCTGACaaccagagggaaaaaaaacacccgaTTAGCTTTTATAACCCAGTACACGATATTCTGAAAGATGTCATCGCATAGCAACCGTGCTAAAAGAAACATTTAAGAAATATATCTATGGCCGCACGAGCGAGACGTGGGTGTATTAGCCAAAAACGGCTAGCGGTTATAAAACAAGCAGATTTATTTCAAATCCAGGATAATCATTTCAGATTATTTATGGAACGTAATGTAACACCGACGTTTATGGATATATATCTATTTAATCCACAAGAAACTCCGGTGGTCGATTATAATTTTAGCGGATCGATGATGCTAACAAAGCGGAGATAGTCTAGCTCGGCTGCTACACTAACTACCGTACTTGCCGCAGAGGCGTTCTCGTGTCGACCTAATTTTACTCAACGCCGCTGGTTAAATGATTAAAATCAAATGCACACAGAACCGGACAGAGATCTTACGTTTCCCCTTCGTATGTTGAAATAAACAAGTTACTTCTCGCAATTAAATTCCGCTAGCTTCTGCCTGTTCAACTGGACAGGATGAATGGGTCGAACCTACTTCCGGTGGCACCTGTCACCCACTTCCGGAATTCTTAAAACGAATAAAATTACAAATGTCGCTGTCTGCGAAACTGTCAGGCTGAAGAATTATAAGGGCttattttaaaatgctttttacaCTGAGATTTTCAAAGCAACTTTCTGTCTTTAAACAAATGATGGAATAAATAATCCTAATAAAAGCTCTCCTCGGAAATCATGACACTTTATTGTGGTCTGCATGCATTTCACCATCACTTTCAGTATGTAATTAGAATAAACAGTTACAGCAACGACGCCTGAAGCAGTAAAACATCATAAAAACAGTATTATCTGAATTTCAATCTCGTTGCCACAATGAAGCAGCCACCTGCAACTTAAGTGGTGTCATTCAGATTAGCACTTTGTTAGCACAGAATTTCTGGAAGGAGGATGTTTGAGGACTGAATCTGCCCCACCCAGATTTTCAAACTCAAGTCTTAAAGTTAATAAATCACATTAAAGTttatgaggagaaaaaaaaaaaatatatatatatatagggctTGTGTACTGTGTATAGTTTTAACACATCAGCATCATTCTGTGCACATTCTCATTGAACTCAGAGAGCGCAGACGTCAGGCAAGTAGGTAATTTCTCCACATACTGTGACGTTAACATAGTATaatgtgtgtatataaatatatgtatacagtatatataaacatatatatatatatacacatatactgtatgtaagCAGAAGTAATACAAGATTACATAGCATAATAGGTTGGTTTACGTTTAAAGCTTCTTTGGAatcaaagtccctctggaatctggaacatcaccaaaatttaatGAGCTCCTCCTTGGTCCATTGTCATCAGAACATAGGGCAGCAAGAGCAATACGTTAATGTTTAAGAAACCGTTAAACGATACAATGTTAGCGGTGTTTGGTGTTTGATCGGTGGCAGTTCTCAGACTTCTTTGCCACAGTCGGGACAGAGGATATCGTCCTTGGATGTCAGGAAACCTCGGCCAACCAGGGACACACTGCAACGTTTGCAGTTGAAGCAGTCGTTGTGCCACTGACGGTGCTCAAACGAGATGTACTTGCTGCCCCCGAGACCTGAGAACAGAGCCAGGAGGACAAGAATGAGGATGAGGGGGCGTCACTGCTAAACTGCCCTCTCACAAATATGTGAGGTGGCGCGCATTAACATCACTAAGTTCACATTGAGAAGCTTAATACAAGTTGCTTAAACATTAGCATGGAAAGACGGTCATGTGGGAAATACAAGTCACGAGTTCACAGAGACCGAACCTTCAAGGGTCTGCTTTAAAACATCGCTTTATCTGGATCTGCACCAGAACTTGATTATATTTTGCCCAGGACATGTGCCAGCCATTTTGTTGAGAGTCAAACCAACAACAGTAAAGATTTCTTTGTGCTTTGAAACTCCTCTGAAGAGTTTTATGGTCAGGTGGATATTACCGCTGATCGGACAGGCGCAGGAAGCGCATTTCTTGGCGAACAGGTTACAGAAGCAGTTGAGACAATAGATGAAGTCGTTTCTAGACGTGAACCTCTGGCCAACCAACTGCCCCTTGCAGCCGATGCAGGTGAAGCATTCCTTGTGCCAGGGCTGGTCCCGGTAATTCACACCACCTGTGGTGATGGGCTAAAAAAGGTTTCATGTAAGACTTTAGGAACAGAACTAGAAACAAAGCCCtgatttccccacatattgtgacttacacctATAGTATAGCGTGTATATACATATAGGCAGCAGTattacaaggttacataacattaCTTTATGATGAAAGCCCCTTTGTTTTGATGTGTGACAAAAAAGTTCCTCCAGAGTCCAGAACCGCCCGAAATCTGAGGCAGAAGTAATAATTAGCATTTGTAGCTAAGTCTAGCTTATTTACAGCCACTTGTTAATCAATGAACATTGTCCgtagcaaataaataaaaaacagatgACCGGTCAGCCTCAGTCTTGCTGCATGTTAAAATTTGCCTCTGGGGAGAGAACACGGTGCCAGATGTacagaaggaaaaataaaaacaagttcaATCCAGGCCTAATCCACTTTGTCATCTTACCATCTTGCAGTAGAAGCACTTCTGAGCAAACTGCTTCTCATAGCAGGGCAGACAGTAGTTGTTGGTGTCCTTTAGCACAAAGTTCCTGGTGCCGATGGGCTGCTGACAGCGGTTGCAGGTGAAGCAGTTCTCGTGCCAACTGTTGC harbors:
- the c8h7orf57 gene encoding uncharacterized protein C7orf57 homolog; translation: MSTAVPNHRRTKPGGIKPGAVPAGVTGPTSQIPGLSQSADDKSPVERTTGRRVGIFETDSDYVKLAKSGGHKGLLSHDDVDEKPTKQYAPNSTFFGDDDSRSGSKATSPDSHVKANMKPLTAPFGTDDSASWEKDRDKFSPDKQKASPDGISDEMEGLTVTSKYKRVCFDKKAVPVSMTKLLSHGYVEEKKTPNDDDTSSVTSEQTSTVATEDVDELE
- the LOC101065204 gene encoding four and a half LIM domains protein 2-like, which encodes MSECLDCAECKASLYGQKYILKEENMYCIGCYEALFSTTCEVCQLLISCTSKDLSYNDRHWHSECFLCLKCSRSLVDRPFATKDDMLMCVECYSNEYSAKCHACMKTIMPGSKKMEHKGNSWHENCFTCNRCQQPIGTRNFVLKDTNNYCLPCYEKQFAQKCFYCKMPITTGGVNYRDQPWHKECFTCIGCKGQLVGQRFTSRNDFIYCLNCFCNLFAKKCASCACPISGLGGSKYISFEHRQWHNDCFNCKRCSVSLVGRGFLTSKDDILCPDCGKEV